The following proteins are encoded in a genomic region of Streptomyces sp. NBC_01723:
- a CDS encoding phosphatase PAP2 family protein: MLLLGLPVLLFALITWQVVADGPLVGVDERLSRALVRPDRLSELLADLGNVQVAVPVLAVALAYVAWHGRARGADRWWLPPLAGALVMALVPALVAPLKAWTDRAGTPAVPPAVGYYPSGHTATALVAYGAATLLLFGAVRSPAVRRVLVVLCALLVLGASYGLVRRGYHWPLDVVASWCLGAVLLAGVWRVAGAGRTARPRPGGGQPK; the protein is encoded by the coding sequence ATGCTGCTGCTCGGGCTCCCCGTCCTCCTCTTCGCGCTGATCACCTGGCAGGTCGTCGCCGACGGCCCGCTGGTCGGCGTGGACGAGCGGCTGAGCCGGGCGCTCGTCCGTCCGGACCGCCTCTCCGAGCTGCTGGCCGATCTCGGCAACGTGCAGGTAGCCGTGCCCGTTCTCGCCGTCGCGCTGGCGTACGTCGCGTGGCACGGGCGGGCGCGGGGTGCGGACCGCTGGTGGCTGCCGCCGCTGGCGGGCGCCCTGGTGATGGCGCTGGTGCCGGCGCTGGTGGCCCCGCTGAAGGCGTGGACCGACCGCGCCGGCACCCCGGCGGTGCCGCCTGCCGTCGGCTACTACCCCTCCGGCCACACCGCCACGGCGCTCGTCGCGTACGGCGCGGCGACGCTGCTGCTGTTCGGCGCGGTGCGTTCGCCGGCCGTACGCCGGGTGCTGGTCGTGCTCTGCGCGCTCCTCGTCCTGGGCGCCTCCTACGGGCTGGTGCGCCGGGGCTACCACTGGCCGCTGGACGTGGTGGCCAGCTGGTGCCTGGGGGCGGTGCTGCTGGCCGGGGTGTGGCGGGTGGCCGGGGCGGGGCGGACGGCCCGGCCACGCCCCGGGGGCGGTCAGCCGAAGTAG
- the gabT gene encoding 4-aminobutyrate--2-oxoglutarate transaminase, whose amino-acid sequence MTALPQERRVVTAIPGPKSQELQARRTAVVAQGVGSVLPVFTARAGGGIIEDVDGNRLIDFGSGIAVTSVGASAEAVVRKASAQLADFTHTCFMVTPYEGYVAVAEALAELTPGDHAKKSALFNSGAEAVENAVKIARAYTKRQAVVVFDHGYHGRTNLTMALTAKNMPYKHGFGPFAPEVYRVPVAYGYRWPTGPENAGPEAAAQAIDQISKQVGAENVAAIIIEPVLGEGGFIEPAKGFLPAVSQFAKDNGIVFVADEIQSGFCRTGQWFACEDEGIVPDLITTAKGIAGGLPLAAVTGRAEIMDAAHSGGLGGTYGGNPVACAGALGAIETMKELDLNARAKHIEGVMKSRLTAMAEKFDIIGDVRGRGAMIAVELVKDRATKEPNPEATAALAKACHAEGLLVLTCGTYGNVLRFLPPLVIGDDLLNEGLDIIEQGFAGL is encoded by the coding sequence ATGACCGCACTTCCGCAGGAGCGCCGCGTCGTCACCGCCATCCCCGGCCCGAAGTCGCAGGAGCTGCAGGCCCGGCGCACGGCCGTGGTCGCGCAGGGTGTGGGCTCCGTCCTGCCCGTCTTCACCGCGCGCGCCGGCGGCGGCATCATCGAGGACGTCGACGGCAACCGCCTGATCGACTTCGGTTCCGGCATCGCCGTGACCTCGGTCGGCGCCTCCGCCGAGGCCGTGGTACGCAAGGCGTCCGCGCAGCTCGCCGACTTCACCCACACCTGTTTCATGGTGACGCCCTACGAGGGCTACGTGGCCGTCGCCGAGGCGCTGGCCGAGCTGACGCCGGGCGACCACGCCAAGAAGTCGGCGCTGTTCAACAGCGGCGCCGAGGCCGTCGAGAACGCCGTCAAGATCGCCCGTGCGTACACCAAGCGGCAGGCGGTCGTCGTCTTCGACCACGGCTACCACGGCCGGACCAACCTGACGATGGCGCTGACCGCGAAGAACATGCCGTACAAGCACGGCTTCGGTCCCTTCGCGCCCGAGGTCTACCGCGTCCCGGTCGCCTACGGCTACCGCTGGCCGACCGGTCCGGAGAACGCCGGCCCGGAGGCCGCCGCCCAGGCGATCGACCAGATCAGCAAGCAGGTGGGCGCGGAGAACGTGGCCGCGATCATCATCGAGCCGGTGCTCGGCGAGGGCGGCTTCATCGAGCCGGCCAAGGGCTTCCTGCCCGCCGTCAGCCAGTTCGCCAAGGACAACGGCATCGTCTTCGTCGCCGACGAGATCCAGTCCGGCTTCTGCCGCACCGGCCAGTGGTTCGCCTGCGAGGACGAGGGCATCGTCCCGGACCTGATCACGACCGCGAAGGGCATCGCGGGCGGTCTGCCGCTGGCCGCGGTCACCGGCCGCGCCGAGATCATGGACGCCGCGCACTCCGGCGGCCTCGGCGGCACCTACGGCGGCAACCCGGTGGCCTGCGCCGGCGCGCTCGGCGCCATCGAGACGATGAAGGAGCTGGACCTCAACGCCAGGGCGAAGCACATCGAGGGGGTCATGAAGTCCCGCCTCACCGCCATGGCGGAGAAGTTCGACATCATCGGCGACGTCCGGGGCCGCGGCGCGATGATCGCCGTCGAGCTGGTCAAGGACCGCGCCACCAAGGAGCCGAACCCGGAGGCGACCGCCGCGCTCGCCAAGGCCTGCCACGCCGAGGGCCTGCTGGTCCTGACCTGTGGCACCTACGGCAACGTGCTGCGTTTCCTGCCGCCGCTGGTGATCGGCGACGACCTGCTGAACGAGGGCCTCGACATCATCGAGCAGGGCTTCGCGGGCCTGTAG
- a CDS encoding ATP-binding protein: protein MDSDGNRDARGTHANPVPRPAGPPEVPGAPPRPSRAPGTPGVPPLPDGSAFLSWLRTPRPEALPGVWRFGHRPRPAEEPERVPGRQLVSGAVIAFLVGWLIWSLLWNGYLGGWWLLPLYAMIPDSWAEPHSFGSVVAVYAYYALIAGIIMVGVGRLGRWDEIWRRYGPPAWRPATPAAGPPPAPEEDPAAWPALRAAGAVEAAERLATEARQGLMRDVDHARIARAWQGVQRGRHSLATFTGAVLGAGAGACPHPSGDRDLPARRARHDLLTGQVRIGTAADDARNPYAYRGAGLALGPDLLGTSLLAVGPAGSGKTDSVVRPLTESLCLHALAGRAAVVVVGAAGADLGPADAYDVVVRIGHPDSVYDLDLYGGTTDPDEAAVVLAEALVGDLADPHPGSDTRRSTTVLAQLLGPFRAVHGRFPGVPELRQLLDGTPGPLAELRQGLRAAGQESLLRELDARERQMGHPGDVGGVLADRVALLDRPAFAPFFDTSGQSRPFSLKSLDHPVRVRIDLPQRGHADASRMLARLVLAQFTASVSVREDRSLFACLVLDDASGVVTPEAVRGVQRLRSAGAGAVLTLRTLDDVPRPLRGPLLGAIGCRMALSGLTPWDGQDFAEVWGKEWTEARDVTDRQIIAETPAGKAAHMVRRVITGKAPTARAVTVRQVERERWSASELAHAVPAGHAVLSLTTVKGEHAPPLLVDLRG from the coding sequence ATGGACAGCGACGGGAACCGGGACGCGCGGGGTACGCATGCGAATCCTGTGCCGCGTCCGGCGGGGCCTCCCGAGGTGCCCGGGGCGCCGCCGCGGCCCTCCCGGGCGCCCGGGACGCCGGGCGTGCCGCCCTTGCCCGACGGGTCCGCGTTCCTGTCCTGGCTGCGCACCCCGCGGCCGGAGGCGCTGCCCGGCGTGTGGCGGTTCGGACACCGGCCGCGACCGGCGGAGGAGCCCGAGCGGGTGCCGGGACGGCAGCTGGTGAGCGGGGCGGTGATCGCCTTCCTGGTGGGCTGGCTGATCTGGTCCCTGCTGTGGAACGGCTACCTGGGCGGCTGGTGGCTGCTGCCCCTGTACGCGATGATCCCGGACTCCTGGGCCGAGCCGCACAGCTTCGGCTCGGTCGTGGCCGTCTACGCCTACTACGCCCTGATCGCCGGCATCATCATGGTCGGCGTCGGCCGACTCGGTCGCTGGGACGAGATCTGGCGGCGCTACGGCCCGCCCGCCTGGCGCCCCGCCACCCCCGCCGCCGGACCCCCGCCCGCCCCCGAGGAGGACCCCGCCGCCTGGCCCGCGCTCCGCGCCGCCGGTGCCGTCGAGGCCGCCGAGCGGCTCGCCACCGAAGCGCGCCAGGGGCTGATGCGGGACGTCGACCACGCCCGCATCGCACGGGCCTGGCAGGGCGTGCAGCGCGGCCGGCACAGCCTGGCCACCTTCACCGGAGCCGTGCTCGGCGCGGGCGCCGGCGCCTGCCCGCACCCCTCGGGCGACCGCGACCTGCCCGCCCGGCGGGCCCGGCACGACCTGCTCACCGGACAGGTGCGGATCGGCACCGCCGCCGACGACGCCCGCAACCCCTACGCCTACCGCGGCGCCGGCCTCGCCCTCGGCCCCGACCTGCTCGGCACCTCCCTGCTGGCCGTCGGCCCGGCGGGCTCCGGCAAGACCGACAGCGTGGTCCGGCCGCTCACCGAGTCGCTGTGCCTGCACGCGCTCGCCGGGCGGGCCGCGGTCGTCGTGGTCGGCGCCGCGGGCGCGGACCTCGGCCCCGCCGACGCCTACGACGTCGTCGTACGGATCGGCCACCCGGACTCGGTGTACGACCTCGACCTGTACGGCGGCACCACCGACCCGGACGAAGCCGCGGTCGTGCTCGCCGAAGCCCTGGTCGGCGACCTCGCCGACCCGCATCCGGGCAGCGACACCCGCCGCTCCACCACCGTCCTCGCCCAGCTGCTCGGCCCCTTCCGCGCGGTGCACGGCCGCTTCCCCGGCGTACCGGAGCTGCGGCAACTGCTCGACGGGACACCCGGACCGCTGGCCGAACTGCGGCAGGGCCTGCGGGCGGCCGGGCAGGAGTCCCTGCTGCGCGAGCTGGACGCCCGCGAGCGGCAGATGGGCCACCCCGGGGACGTCGGCGGTGTGCTGGCCGACCGCGTGGCGCTCCTCGACCGGCCGGCCTTCGCACCCTTCTTCGACACCTCGGGGCAGTCCCGGCCCTTCTCCCTCAAGTCCCTCGACCACCCGGTGCGGGTCCGCATCGACCTGCCGCAACGCGGTCACGCCGACGCCTCCCGGATGCTGGCCCGGCTGGTCCTCGCCCAGTTCACGGCGAGCGTCTCGGTACGGGAGGACCGGTCGCTCTTCGCCTGCCTGGTGCTGGACGACGCGAGCGGGGTGGTGACGCCGGAGGCGGTACGGGGCGTGCAGCGGCTGCGCTCGGCGGGCGCCGGGGCCGTGCTGACGCTGCGCACCCTGGACGACGTACCGCGACCGCTGCGCGGGCCGTTGCTCGGGGCCATCGGCTGCCGCATGGCACTGTCCGGGCTCACCCCCTGGGACGGGCAGGACTTCGCCGAGGTGTGGGGCAAGGAGTGGACCGAGGCCCGCGACGTCACCGACCGGCAGATCATCGCCGAGACCCCGGCGGGCAAGGCCGCGCACATGGTGCGCCGGGTGATCACCGGGAAGGCGCCCACCGCGCGGGCGGTCACCGTCCGGCAGGTCGAGCGTGAGCGCTGGTCGGCGTCCGAGCTGGCGCACGCCGTGCCGGCCGGGCACGCGGTGCTGTCGCTGACCACCGTCAAGGGCGAGCACGCGCCGCCGCTGCTGGTGGATCTGCGCGGGTGA
- a CDS encoding PucR family transcriptional regulator, protein MRPTLASLVHHSALKLTVRAGEDRLDTPVRWAHVSELADPVPYMEGGELLLITALKLDAEDPAAMHRYVKRLADAGVVGLGFAVGVNYDEIPGALVDAARQEGLPLLEVPRRTPFLAISKAVSAAIAADQYRAVTAGFAAQRELTRRALTDGPEGLLAALASQVDGWAALYDASGAVVATAPEWAGRRAGRLTADVRRLRERPAPASAVVGGAEEPEHPENADRVELHSLGTSRRPRSALAVGTAAALGTAERYAVHSAVALLTLTTERSRSLYEAGLRIDEAVLRMLLAGEPDHARTVAGDLYGGLLDAPFRIIVAESVPASAARAHGRGSAAGTGGDRLGALAEVVESAAARAGEAVLAVPEGERLVVLATDGGAAVAACVEYASALETGRPAPDPAGADEDGLTVGLSAPSGPIAASAAYKQAEQALSVARRRGRVCVEHEHLAAGSVLPLLADDAVRAFADGLLRALRDHDATGRGDLVASLRAWLSRHGQWDAAAADLGVHRHTLRYRMRRVEEILGRSLDDPDVRMELWLALKATSPD, encoded by the coding sequence ATGCGCCCCACGCTCGCCTCGCTCGTCCACCACTCGGCGCTCAAACTGACCGTGCGCGCGGGCGAGGACCGTCTGGACACCCCGGTGCGCTGGGCCCACGTCAGCGAACTCGCCGACCCCGTGCCCTACATGGAGGGCGGGGAGCTGCTGCTGATCACCGCCCTCAAGCTGGACGCCGAGGACCCCGCGGCGATGCACCGGTACGTGAAGCGGCTGGCGGACGCCGGAGTGGTCGGCCTCGGGTTCGCCGTCGGCGTCAACTACGACGAGATCCCCGGGGCACTGGTCGACGCGGCCCGGCAGGAGGGCCTGCCGCTCCTGGAGGTGCCCCGCCGCACGCCCTTCCTCGCCATCAGCAAGGCCGTGTCCGCCGCGATCGCCGCCGACCAGTACCGGGCGGTCACCGCGGGCTTCGCCGCCCAGCGGGAGCTGACCAGGCGGGCGCTGACCGACGGCCCGGAGGGGCTGCTGGCCGCGCTCGCCTCCCAGGTCGACGGGTGGGCGGCGCTGTACGACGCCTCGGGCGCGGTCGTCGCCACGGCTCCGGAGTGGGCCGGGCGCAGGGCCGGCCGGCTCACCGCCGACGTACGGCGGCTGCGCGAGCGGCCCGCGCCCGCCTCCGCCGTGGTCGGCGGGGCCGAGGAACCCGAGCACCCGGAGAACGCCGACCGGGTCGAACTGCACTCCCTCGGCACCTCGCGCAGGCCCCGCTCCGCCCTCGCCGTCGGCACCGCCGCGGCCCTCGGCACCGCCGAGCGGTACGCCGTCCACTCGGCCGTCGCCCTGCTGACGCTCACCACGGAACGCTCGCGCTCCCTGTACGAGGCCGGACTGCGCATAGACGAGGCCGTGCTGCGCATGCTGCTGGCCGGCGAACCGGACCACGCGCGGACGGTCGCCGGGGACCTGTACGGCGGCCTGCTGGACGCGCCCTTCCGGATCATCGTCGCCGAGTCGGTGCCGGCATCCGCCGCGCGGGCGCACGGGCGCGGGTCCGCCGCGGGCACCGGCGGCGACCGGCTGGGCGCGCTCGCCGAGGTCGTGGAGTCAGCGGCGGCCCGTGCCGGGGAGGCGGTGCTGGCCGTCCCCGAGGGTGAGCGGCTGGTGGTGCTCGCCACGGACGGGGGCGCGGCCGTCGCCGCCTGCGTCGAGTACGCGTCCGCGCTGGAGACCGGCCGCCCGGCGCCCGACCCGGCGGGCGCCGACGAGGACGGCCTGACCGTCGGCCTGTCGGCGCCGTCCGGGCCCATCGCCGCGTCCGCCGCCTACAAGCAGGCCGAGCAGGCGTTGTCGGTGGCCCGGCGGCGTGGACGCGTCTGCGTGGAGCACGAACACCTGGCGGCCGGATCGGTGCTGCCGCTGCTCGCGGACGACGCGGTGCGCGCCTTCGCCGACGGCCTGCTCCGGGCGCTGCGCGACCACGACGCGACCGGCCGGGGCGACCTGGTGGCGTCCCTGCGCGCGTGGCTCTCCCGCCACGGCCAGTGGGACGCGGCCGCGGCCGACCTCGGCGTCCACCGCCACACGCTGCGCTACCGGATGCGGCGCGTGGAGGAGATCCTCGGCCGGTCCCTGGACGACCCGGACGTACGGATGGAGCTGTGGCTGGCCCTGAAGGCGACCTCGCCCGACTAG
- a CDS encoding aldehyde dehydrogenase family protein, protein MTSTHAFWLAGRQATGEAAFDVTSPWDGSRVGAVSLPTDAQVEEAVAAAYAVRDEFAATPAHVRAAALDHVSRRLAERTEEIARLISAENGKPVKWARGEVGRAVSVFRFAAEEARRFNGGEAQRLDTDAGGQGRLALTRRFPKGVVLGIAPFNFPLNLCAHKIAPAIAAGAPIILKPAPATPLSGLILGELLAETELPAGSWSILPVPNDKMPALVQDERLPVISFTGSETVGYAIMDSVPRKHCTLELGGNGAAVVLGDWASDADLDRAAQRIATFSNYQGGQSCISVQRVIADAAVYDRLLPRVVAAVEAQVTGDPNDDATDVGPLVSEAAAERVEAWVREAVDAGATLHTGGKRDGATYAPTVLTGLPADVTLAREEVFGPVLSVQKVDGEAEAFAAVNDSKYGLQAGVFTHDLQTAFRAHRALEVGGVVIGDVPSYRADQMPYGGAKQSGVGREGVRFAMDDYTYERVLVLTDLAL, encoded by the coding sequence ATGACTTCCACCCACGCCTTCTGGCTCGCCGGCCGCCAGGCCACCGGCGAGGCCGCCTTCGACGTCACGTCCCCCTGGGACGGCAGCCGGGTCGGCGCGGTGAGCCTGCCGACCGATGCCCAGGTCGAGGAGGCCGTGGCCGCCGCGTACGCCGTACGGGACGAGTTCGCCGCCACCCCCGCCCACGTCCGCGCCGCCGCGCTGGACCACGTCAGCCGACGGCTGGCCGAGCGCACCGAGGAGATCGCCCGCCTGATCTCCGCCGAGAACGGCAAGCCGGTCAAGTGGGCCCGCGGCGAGGTCGGCCGCGCGGTCTCCGTCTTCCGCTTCGCGGCCGAGGAGGCCCGCCGCTTCAACGGCGGCGAGGCCCAGCGCCTGGACACCGACGCGGGCGGTCAGGGGCGGCTCGCGCTGACCCGCCGCTTCCCGAAGGGTGTCGTCCTGGGCATCGCGCCGTTCAACTTCCCGCTGAACCTGTGCGCCCACAAGATCGCCCCCGCGATCGCCGCGGGCGCGCCGATCATCCTGAAGCCGGCCCCGGCCACCCCTCTCTCCGGCCTGATCCTCGGTGAGCTGCTGGCCGAGACCGAGCTGCCGGCCGGTTCCTGGAGCATCCTCCCGGTGCCCAACGACAAGATGCCCGCCCTCGTCCAGGACGAGCGGCTGCCGGTCATCTCCTTCACCGGCTCCGAGACCGTCGGTTACGCGATCATGGACTCGGTGCCGCGCAAGCACTGCACCCTGGAGCTGGGCGGCAACGGCGCGGCCGTGGTCCTCGGCGACTGGGCGAGCGACGCCGACCTGGACCGGGCCGCGCAGCGCATCGCGACCTTCTCCAACTACCAGGGCGGCCAGTCCTGCATCTCGGTGCAGCGCGTGATCGCCGACGCCGCCGTCTACGACCGCCTGCTGCCGCGCGTCGTCGCCGCCGTCGAGGCCCAGGTGACCGGCGACCCGAACGACGACGCGACGGACGTCGGCCCGCTGGTCAGCGAGGCCGCCGCCGAGCGCGTCGAGGCGTGGGTGCGGGAGGCCGTCGACGCGGGCGCCACGCTGCACACCGGCGGCAAGCGGGACGGCGCCACGTACGCGCCGACCGTGCTCACCGGCCTGCCGGCCGACGTCACCCTCGCCCGCGAGGAGGTCTTCGGCCCGGTGCTCAGCGTGCAGAAGGTCGACGGCGAGGCCGAGGCGTTCGCCGCGGTCAACGACTCCAAGTACGGCCTCCAGGCGGGCGTGTTCACCCACGACCTGCAGACCGCCTTCCGTGCCCACCGCGCCCTGGAGGTCGGCGGCGTCGTCATCGGCGACGTCCCCTCCTACCGGGCCGACCAGATGCCGTACGGCGGCGCCAAGCAGTCCGGCGTGGGCCGCGAGGGCGTCCGGTTCGCGATGGACGACTACACCTACGAGCGCGTGCTGGTCCTGACGGACCTCGCTCTCTGA
- a CDS encoding cytidine deaminase, with product MTTQTHPVDHELVEAAADVARTRCRGDHHTMAAAARARDGRIVTAVNAFHFTGGPCAELVVIGAAAAQGAHELDTIVAVGDRERGVVPPCGRCRQVLLDYFPALRVIVGGGDRLRAVPVAELLPETYVWADHQLDAG from the coding sequence ATGACCACGCAGACCCACCCCGTCGACCACGAGCTCGTCGAGGCCGCGGCCGACGTCGCCCGCACCCGGTGCCGCGGCGACCACCACACCATGGCGGCCGCCGCCCGCGCCCGGGACGGCAGGATCGTCACGGCGGTCAACGCCTTCCACTTCACCGGCGGCCCCTGCGCCGAGCTGGTCGTCATCGGCGCGGCCGCCGCCCAGGGCGCCCACGAGCTGGACACGATCGTCGCCGTGGGCGACCGGGAGCGGGGCGTCGTCCCGCCCTGCGGGCGGTGCCGCCAGGTGCTGCTCGACTACTTCCCCGCGCTCCGGGTGATCGTCGGCGGCGGCGACCGTCTGCGGGCCGTCCCCGTCGCCGAGTTGCTGCCCGAGACCTACGTGTGGGCCGACCACCAGCTCGACGCCGGATAG
- a CDS encoding glycosyltransferase family 4 protein, translating into MTPDARGGTRPRTLIVTNDFPPRQGGIETFVRELADRFPPDEVVVLTSAADPARDGGPFPYPVIRHPARTLLPTPRATAHAASVARRHGCDRVWFGAAAPLGLMADRLRRTAGIRTAVATTHGHEVWWARTRGTRGLLRRIGTRVDTVTWLGESTRGPVEAALAPGTRTARLAPGVDTDAFHPAVDGGPVRTRYGLGHRPVILCTARMVPRKGQDTLIRALPWVRRAIPDAVLLLVGDGPYAPELSRLALREGVMDAVVLAGGQPHQALPPFYAAADVFAMPCRTRRAGLEVEGLGIVYLEAAASGLPVVAGDSGGAPDAVRDGRTGHVVDGRSVAATADRLIRLLRNPAEARAMGGGGRAWVRAEWTWDHAHTTLLDLLGVEAAARPGPLPR; encoded by the coding sequence ATGACACCCGACGCCCGCGGCGGAACCCGCCCCCGCACGCTGATCGTCACCAACGACTTCCCGCCCCGGCAGGGCGGCATCGAGACCTTCGTCCGGGAACTGGCCGACCGCTTCCCGCCAGACGAGGTGGTCGTCCTCACCTCGGCGGCGGACCCGGCGCGGGACGGCGGCCCCTTCCCGTACCCGGTGATCCGGCACCCGGCCCGCACCCTGCTGCCGACGCCCCGCGCCACCGCGCACGCCGCGTCCGTGGCCCGGCGCCACGGCTGTGACCGGGTGTGGTTCGGCGCGGCGGCGCCTCTCGGGCTGATGGCGGACCGGCTCAGGCGTACGGCGGGGATCCGCACCGCCGTCGCCACCACCCACGGCCACGAGGTGTGGTGGGCCCGCACTCGCGGCACCCGGGGCCTGCTGCGCCGCATCGGCACGCGTGTGGACACGGTGACCTGGCTGGGCGAGAGCACCCGCGGGCCCGTCGAGGCGGCCCTCGCGCCCGGGACCCGCACCGCGCGCCTGGCCCCCGGCGTGGACACCGACGCCTTCCACCCCGCGGTGGACGGCGGGCCGGTCAGGACCCGGTACGGCCTGGGGCACCGTCCGGTGATCCTGTGCACGGCCAGGATGGTCCCGCGCAAGGGGCAGGACACGCTGATCAGGGCACTGCCCTGGGTCCGCAGGGCGATCCCGGACGCCGTACTGCTGCTGGTGGGCGACGGCCCGTACGCGCCGGAGCTGAGCCGGCTGGCCCTGCGCGAGGGCGTGATGGACGCCGTCGTCCTGGCCGGCGGGCAGCCCCACCAGGCGCTTCCGCCGTTCTACGCCGCCGCCGACGTGTTCGCGATGCCGTGCCGGACCCGCCGGGCCGGCCTGGAGGTGGAGGGCCTGGGCATCGTGTACCTGGAGGCCGCCGCGTCCGGACTCCCGGTCGTGGCGGGCGACTCGGGCGGCGCACCGGACGCCGTGCGCGACGGCCGGACGGGGCATGTCGTCGACGGGCGTTCGGTGGCCGCGACGGCGGACCGGCTGATCAGGCTGTTGCGCAACCCCGCCGAGGCCCGCGCGATGGGCGGCGGGGGCCGCGCGTGGGTGCGGGCCGAATGGACCTGGGACCACGCCCACACGACGCTGCTCGACCTGCTCGGCGTCGAAGCCGCCGCCCGGCCGGGGCCGTTGCCGCGATGA
- a CDS encoding glycosyltransferase 87 family protein produces MGKSLGQRAAAFSPARLERGVWAGCAVVAPGFALASDVGTHRVWGWTAGAGYALAALLSSGPRPRRAARAVAVLGAVLVPLAGLVAAGLAQSEVAVVERSGRLLLTTGSPYVSAPVAVGDFNPYLPGMALFGVLPGDARWWLGGAFVACLAAVGLGRARLLACPLVALPCVVGGVDLPLAGLMCLGVALAGRGRTGRAGLALGAAAALKWTAWPALPVAFALVAASRGGRSALRCAAVGLATATAAVLPFALADPAGFHRNVVAFPLGLTAVASPAESPLPGHLLSAYVPGGTVIALALLAAGALLIGLSLALRPPGTVRAAAARLALGLGLATALMPATRFGYLVYPLVLGALALRTPPRVIPVVAVRKPAPTGEKAPA; encoded by the coding sequence ATGGGGAAGAGTCTTGGACAGCGGGCGGCGGCGTTCTCGCCGGCGCGACTGGAGCGCGGGGTCTGGGCCGGATGCGCGGTGGTCGCGCCGGGCTTCGCGCTCGCCTCGGACGTGGGAACGCACCGGGTGTGGGGGTGGACGGCCGGGGCCGGGTACGCGCTCGCGGCGCTGCTGTCGTCCGGTCCCCGGCCGCGCCGCGCCGCCCGTGCCGTGGCCGTGCTGGGGGCCGTCCTGGTGCCGCTCGCCGGTCTGGTGGCGGCGGGGCTCGCGCAGTCGGAGGTCGCCGTCGTCGAACGGTCGGGGCGGCTGCTGCTGACGACCGGCAGCCCGTACGTCTCCGCCCCCGTGGCCGTCGGCGACTTCAACCCCTATCTGCCGGGGATGGCGCTCTTCGGTGTGCTGCCCGGGGACGCCCGCTGGTGGCTGGGCGGCGCGTTCGTCGCCTGCCTCGCCGCCGTCGGACTGGGCCGCGCCCGGCTGCTGGCCTGCCCGTTGGTGGCGCTGCCCTGCGTGGTGGGCGGTGTCGACCTGCCGCTGGCCGGGCTGATGTGCCTCGGTGTCGCGCTGGCCGGGCGGGGGCGGACGGGCCGGGCCGGTCTGGCGCTCGGGGCCGCCGCCGCGCTCAAGTGGACGGCCTGGCCCGCCCTGCCGGTGGCGTTCGCGCTCGTCGCCGCGAGCCGGGGCGGGCGGTCCGCGCTGCGGTGCGCTGCCGTGGGGCTGGCCACCGCGACGGCGGCGGTGCTGCCCTTCGCGCTCGCCGATCCCGCCGGCTTCCACCGCAACGTCGTCGCCTTCCCGCTCGGCCTCACCGCCGTCGCCTCCCCCGCCGAGAGCCCGCTGCCCGGACACCTGCTCTCGGCGTACGTCCCCGGCGGCACGGTGATCGCCCTCGCGCTCCTCGCGGCGGGGGCGCTGCTGATCGGTCTCTCGCTCGCGCTGCGTCCGCCCGGGACGGTGCGGGCGGCGGCCGCGCGGCTCGCGCTCGGGCTGGGCCTGGCGACGGCCCTGATGCCGGCGACGCGCTTCGGCTACCTGGTCTATCCGCTGGTCCTCGGGGCGCTGGCGCTGCGCACACCGCCGCGCGTGATCCCCGTCGTCGCCGTCCGGAAGCCCGCCCCCACCGGAGAGAAGGCCCCCGCATGA